In one Nicotiana tomentosiformis chromosome 6, ASM39032v3, whole genome shotgun sequence genomic region, the following are encoded:
- the LOC138894885 gene encoding uncharacterized protein, producing MAEYEAYILGLRLAIDMNVQELLRFTKIEFRHAPRIHNEFADALATLCSMIQYPDKNFVDLIPIGIHMHPAYCAHVEEEIDRNPWFHDIMEYLEKGEYPEHTTHTQKRTLRRLANHFFRNRGIMYRRSPDL from the exons atggcggaATATGAGGCCTACATCCTaggactcaggttggccattgatATGAATGTCCAGGAGTTGCTG agattcacaaagatagagttcaggCATGCTCCAAGGATTCAtaatgagtttgcagatgcattagCTACTTTATGCTCCATGATACAatacccagacaagaatttcgtCGATcttatcccaataggaattcatatgcatccagcttattgtgctcatgttgaggAAGAAATTGAcagaaatccatggttccacgacatcatgGAATACTTAGAAAAGGGAGAATATCCAGAGCACActacacacactcagaagcgcacgcttcgaagattagccaaccatttcttccGAAACAGAGGAATTATGTATAGAAGGTCTCCTGATTTGTGA